In Lolium rigidum isolate FL_2022 unplaced genomic scaffold, APGP_CSIRO_Lrig_0.1 contig_17643_1, whole genome shotgun sequence, the following are encoded in one genomic region:
- the LOC124680481 gene encoding protein trichome birefringence-like 33 codes for MAKLLAVLALVATAASPLVLRAAAQAEGLLPFAVGAAPAGCDIGVGEWVYDEAARPMYEEEACPYIQPHLTCQAHGRPDKSYQHWRWQPRGCDLPSFNATVMLEMLRGKRMLFVGDSLNREQYVSLLCLLHRAVPEGARSFETVDALSIFRAKNYDATIEFYWAPLLAESNSDDGAEHALDDRVIRGAPMDRHSRFWKGADVLVFNSYLWWITSSKIQILRGADNDLSKAMVEMEPEEAYRLVLHQVVRWLDTNMDPTKSRVFFVTASPTHTNSQLWGEEMEGGNCYGQKEPITDASYRGSTSRAMQRVTGEVLGAASARVPVGVVNVTQMSEYRRDAHTQVYRELWAPPTPEQLADPRSYADCTHWCLPGVPDAWNELLYWKLFFPAAGDQAL; via the exons ATGGCGAAGCTCCTCGCCGTTCTCGCCCTCGTCGCCACCGCCGCGTCGCCGTTagtcctccgcgccgccgcccag GCCGAGGGGCTGTTGCCGTTCGCGGTGGGGGCGGCGCCGGCAGGGTGCGACATCGGGGTAGGGGAGTGGGTGTACgatgaggcggcgcggccaatgTACGAAGAGGAGGCGTGCCCTTACATCCAGCCGCACCTCACCTGCCAGGCGCACGGCCGCCCCGACAAGTCCTACCAGCACTGGCGCTGGCAGCCCCGCGGCTGCGACCTCCCCAG CTTCAACGCGACGGTGATGCTTGAGATGCTGCGCGGGAAGCGGATGCTGTTCGTGGGCGACTCGCTGAACCGGGAGCAGTACGTCTCCCTGCTCTGCCTCCTCCACCGCGCCGTCCCGGAGGGTGCCCGGTCCTTCGAGACCGTCGACGCGCTCAGCATCTTCAGGGCCAAGAACTACGACGCCACCATCGAGTTCTACTGGGCGCCTCTCCTCGCCGAGTCCAACTCCGACGACGGCGCCGAACACGCCCTCGACGACCGCGTCATCCGCGGCGCGCCCATGGACAGGCACTCCCGCTTCTGgaagggcgctgacgtcctcgtcTTCAACTCATACCTCTGGTGGATCACCAGCTCCAAGATCCAGATCCT GAGAGGCGCCGACAACGACTTGAGCAAGGCCATGGTAGAGATGGAGCCAGAGGAGGCCTACAGGCTGGTGCTGCACCAGGTGGTGAGGTGGCTGGACACCAACATGGACCCGACGAAATCCAGGGTCTTCTTCGTGACGGCGTCGCCGACGCACACCAACAGCCAGCTGTGGGGCGAGGAGATGGAGGGCGGCAACTGCTACGGCCAGAAGGAGCCCATCACGGACGCGTCGTACCGCGGGAGCACGAGCAGGGCGATGCAGCGGGTCACCGGCGAGGTGCTGGGCGCGGCGTCGGCGAGGGTGCCGGTGGGCGTGGTGAACGTGACCCAGATGTCGGAGTACCGAAGGGACGCGCACACGCAGGTGTACAGGGAGCTGTGGGCGCCGCCCACGCCGGAGCAGCTCGCCGacccgaggagctacgccgacTGCACCCACTGGTGCCTCCCCGGCGTGCCCGACGCCTGGAACGAGCTGCTCTACTGGAAGCTCTTCTTCCCGGCCGCCGGCGACCAGGCACTCTGA